The nucleotide window CTCGTACTGGCTGACGCCCTCGAAGACCGTGACGAGGTCCGCGGGTTCGCCGTCGAACTCGCCGGCGGCCATGTGCCCGCCCGTGACGACGATCGCGGGGATGTCCAGCCGTGCGATCGCCATCAACATGCCCGGGACGATCTTGTCACACGAGGCGAGCGCGACGATACCGTCGAACTGGTGGGCATTGGCCATCAACTCGACCGAGTCGGCGATGACCTCCCTGGAGGGGAGCGACGAGCGCATCCCCTCGTGGCCCATCGCGATGCCGTCGTCGACGGCGATCGTATCGAACTCCAGGGGCGTCCCGCCGGCCTCCCGGACGCCGTCTTTGACGTATTCGGCGAGTTCGTCCAGGTGGACGTGCCCGGGAACGATCTCGTTCCAGGAGTTCGCGATGCCGATATGCGGGTTGTGGATCTCCTCGTCGGACAGGCCCGCCGCACGAAAGAGCGATCGATGGGGCGCGCGGTCGGCCCCTTCGGTGACCTCTGCGCTCCGCAGATCGTCGGATTTCGGTGACTCGGTCATTCGAATACGTGACCTTGCCGATGGGTGGGCGAGAAGATTTCGATCCGCGCGTCGCGGTGGGCGGGTGGGTCCTTCAGTCACTCCGAGTGCGTCAAAACGAGTACCTGCTCTGCGGTCCGGGCGAGACAGAAGGGCCCGTTGATCCCCGACAACGAGCGCGTTCGAGCCGTGGTCACGAGGATCGCCTCGAACGGACGGCCACAGGCCGGACACACGAGGTCGGCCCGGTTTTCGAGGTGGGCCGCGTCACGCGTCTCCTCGATCAGTTTCAACTGCTCGCGGTACTCGTGGTAGTCGAACCCATCGGTGAGGTCGATCGTCGGCACGCTATCCTCTACGGATGGCCCGCTCAAGACGGTCACGTGCGGATTCGAATCTCCGACAGGCGAAAGAAATATTCGCAGACGATCAGGCCAGTGAGAACTCGATCAGACGTCGCCCGGTCGTCTCGCTCTCCCCGAGCGCAATCTCGACCGTCTCACCGATTTCGACGTCCTCGATGTCGGCGTCGACCATGCCGGTGAAGCGCACGTCACCGAACTCGGCGATCGCGAGCGCGTACGGCACGTCGTCAGCGAAGTCGGGTGTCGGGACGTGGGTCTCGTTGTACGAGACGATCTCGCCGGTCGTCGGCACGTCGACCTCCGCGAGGTCGCCCTCGCCACAGTCCGGACAGACCCGCCGCGGCGGCAGGCTCGTATGCCCGTTCGAACACTCCAGGGCGTACGGCTCGCCGGATTCGATGGCGTCCAGTGCGTCGTCGTAGCCTGCGTCTCGAACGTCGTCGCTCATCGGTCCACCTCCAGGACGTGGGTGACGGCAGTCGCGACCGTGCCGCCGGCGTTGTGGGTCAGTGCGGTGTCGGCGTCCGCGATGACATCACTGTTGACGTGATCGCCGCGCAGGAGTTTCGTCACCTCGCTGATCTGGGCGAGGCCAGTCGCGCCGACCGGGTGGCCCTTGGCCTTCAGCCCGCCGGAGAGGTTGACCGGCAGATCGCCGTCGGCAGTCGTCTCGCCGTCGCGAGCGGCGGTGATCGCCTCGCCTTCGTCGTAGAATCCCAGGCCTTCGAGCGCGAGGACTTCCGCGATGGTGAAACAGTCGTGGACTTCGAGGAAGTCGACGTCGTCGGCGGTGATCCCGGCGTCGTCGTACACTTCCTCGGCGGCGTCGACGGTCGCGGGCGTCCAGACCAGCGACTCGCGGTGCTGGAGCGCCAGATCGTCGGTGCCCTGGCCCGTCCCGGTGATCGTCACGCTATCGTCGACGTCGTTCGCCTCGGCGTACTCCTCGCTGACGAGCACCGCGGCCGCGGCCCCGTCGGTGATCGGACTCGCGTCGAACAGACCGACCGGCGGCGCGACCGGGAAGGCGTCGAGGACCTTCTCGATCGAGATCTCGGTCTGATACTGCGCGAGCGGATTGTTCGCGGCGTTCGCGTGGTTCTTGACGGCGACGTGGGCGAGATCCTCGCGATCGCCACCGTGGACCTCGAAATATCGCTGGGCCATCAGGGCATAGGCCCCGGGGAAGGTGACGCCGTGTTGAATCTCCCAGAGGTCGTCGGCGGCGACCGACAGGCCGGCGGTCGCGCCCGCCGTGCCCATGTTGTGCATGCGCTCGACGCCGCCGACGAGCGCGACGTCGGCCTCGCCGTTGCGCACGGCCATGACGGCCTGGCGGACGGCCATCCCGCCCGACGCACACGCGCTCTCGATGCGTGTCGCGGGCGCGGTGATGCCCAGGCTCTTGGCCATCAGCGGGCCCATGTGGCCCTGGTTCTCGGAGAGATCGCCCATGAAGTTCCCGACGTAGAGCGTCTCGACGTCCTCGCGGGGGACGCCCGAATCTTCGAGGGCGGTCTCACCGGCTTCAGCGAACAGATCGCGACTCGTGCGCTCGGGTGACTCACCGAATGTGGTCATCCCGACGCCTGCGACGATGGGGGGTGTCATATGTACTGCCTCCACCGGCCGGTGGACCGGACCCCTGAAATAAGTTGAGGCCTCGACCGCGAAAATCGCCCGGAAGCGGTACGAAACTGGTCGAATACTCCACGATCGATCGTCCGGGTGCCGGTCGATCACAAGCCATAGGCGTGGGCCCGTCGATTCGACGGACATGCACGTGGGAGTCGTCGGACTCGGACGGATGGGGCGGATCGTCGTGGATCGACTGCTGGATGCCGGCCACGAGGTGACGGCGTTCGACATCGATTCGGAGGCCCGGGAGAAAGCCGCCGCGGCGGGCGCGGAGACCGTCGCGGAACTGACGGCCCTGCCGGACGCGCTCCCGGACGAAGAGCGGATCTGGATGGTGCTCCCCCA belongs to Halococcoides cellulosivorans and includes:
- a CDS encoding DUF7385 family protein; translated protein: MPTIDLTDGFDYHEYREQLKLIEETRDAAHLENRADLVCPACGRPFEAILVTTARTRSLSGINGPFCLARTAEQVLVLTHSE
- a CDS encoding Zn-ribbon domain-containing OB-fold protein, whose translation is MSDDVRDAGYDDALDAIESGEPYALECSNGHTSLPPRRVCPDCGEGDLAEVDVPTTGEIVSYNETHVPTPDFADDVPYALAIAEFGDVRFTGMVDADIEDVEIGETVEIALGESETTGRRLIEFSLA
- a CDS encoding thiolase domain-containing protein, whose amino-acid sequence is MTPPIVAGVGMTTFGESPERTSRDLFAEAGETALEDSGVPREDVETLYVGNFMGDLSENQGHMGPLMAKSLGITAPATRIESACASGGMAVRQAVMAVRNGEADVALVGGVERMHNMGTAGATAGLSVAADDLWEIQHGVTFPGAYALMAQRYFEVHGGDREDLAHVAVKNHANAANNPLAQYQTEISIEKVLDAFPVAPPVGLFDASPITDGAAAAVLVSEEYAEANDVDDSVTITGTGQGTDDLALQHRESLVWTPATVDAAEEVYDDAGITADDVDFLEVHDCFTIAEVLALEGLGFYDEGEAITAARDGETTADGDLPVNLSGGLKAKGHPVGATGLAQISEVTKLLRGDHVNSDVIADADTALTHNAGGTVATAVTHVLEVDR